One window of the Triticum dicoccoides isolate Atlit2015 ecotype Zavitan chromosome 3B, WEW_v2.0, whole genome shotgun sequence genome contains the following:
- the LOC119276291 gene encoding phospholipase A1 PLIP1, chloroplastic-like encodes MVPSIAGAAVASSSAHAHAPAGRRAKREPVHMHAGIRRSRSEPHLRCSRRGGAAGASLTTSRSIGVFPFQFGAAPLRPPPLPDSVGGGDYRLLTVCAGETDPDPDPEMPQVRTPEDHWLDRLLELRSRFHDPTKRFFTDNDNLFEEQDDDDYHEDGGCGVNYDEEHPAAEADDKWDRESFVKLLARAPPGDARLFAQLAFLCNMAYVIPEIKRAELRKHYGLELVTSSVQKKAEASAVSAQVDGDSTRPPGDAQQYEVAAEPQPRRPVRRSNHLAYEVAASAASYVQARARGLLSLRGHQHPPAGEEDRLYNSGMAAYVAASTVTAVVAAEDEARQEAARDLRSPLSSPCQWFVCDEADMRTRCFVIQGSDSVASWQANLLFEPTTFEDTGVLVHRGIYEAAKGIYEQLMPEIVDHLRAQKEGARLRFTGHSLGGSLALLVSLMLVARGVVGPESLLPVVTFGAPSVFCGGQRVLEALGVGEGHVRAVAMHRDIVPRAFSCRYPGHAVAVLKRLNGALRTHPCLNSQKVLYTPMGTTYILQPDGKASPHHPFLPEGAALFRVASPEERAEPSGSGRAVVASALRAFLNSPHPLETLSDLSAYGSEGAILRDHESGNYFRALYALTKVAPRRRKQPEIVWRLPGVERLQQYWWPGVAGTVVPRPVAVHSKELVSEA; translated from the exons ATGGTGCCGAGCattgccggggcggcggtggcgtcgtCGTCCGCGCACGCGCATGCGCCGGCTGGGCGGCGGGCCAAGAGGGAGCCGGTCCACATGCAcgccggcatccggcggtcgcgctCCGAGCCGCACCTCCGCTGCTCCCGCCGCGGCGGGGCCGCGGGCGCGTCGCTCACCACCAGCCGCTCCATCGGCGTCTTCCCCTTCCAGTTCGGCGCCGCGCCGCTGCGCCCGCCGCCGCTCCCCGACAGCGTCGGCGGCGGCGACTACCGGCTCCTCACCGTGTGCGCCGGCGAGACCGACCCGGACCCGGACCCGGAAATGCCGCAGGTCAGGACGCCCGAGGACCACTGGCTGGACCGGCTCCTGGAGCTGCGCTCCCGCTTCCACGACCCCACCAAGCGCTTCTTCACCGACAACGACAACCTCTTCGAGGAGCAGGACGACGACGACTACCACGAGGACGGCGGCTGCGGCGTGAACTACGATGAGGAGCACCCCGCGGCGGAGGCCGATGACAAGTGGGACCGCGAGTCGTTCGTCAAGCTGCTGGCGCGGGCCCCCCCGGGCGATGCCCGGCTGTTCGCGCAGCTGGCCTTCCTCTGCAACATGGCCTACGTCATCCCGGAGATCAAG AGGGCTGAGCTGAGGAAACACTACGGACTCGAGCTGGTGacgtcgtcggtacagaagaaggcCGAGGCCAGCGCCGTGAGCGCTCAGGTGGACGGCGACTCCACACGGCCGCCGGGCGATGCGCAGCAGTACGAGGTGGCTGCGGAGCCGCAGCCGCGACGGCCGGTCCGCCGCTCCAACCACCTGGCCTACGAGGTGGCCGCGTCGGCCGCGTCCTACGTCCAAGCGCGGGCCCGCGGCCTGCTCTCGCTCCGGGGGCATCAACACCCACCGGCCGGGGAAGAAGACCGGCTGTACAACTCGGGCATGGCGGCCTACGTTGCCGCTTCTACGGTCACGGCGGTGGTGGCCGCCGAGGACGAGGCGCGGCAAGAGGCCGCCCGTGACCTGCGGTCGCCGCTGTCCTCACCGTGCCAGTGGTTCGTCTGCGACGAGGCCGACATGCGCACCCGCTGCTTCGTCATCCAGGGCTCCGACTCGGTCGCGTCCTGGCAAGCCAACCTCCTCTTCGAGCCCACCACGTTCGAGGACACCGGCGTTCTCGTGCACCGCGGCATCTATGAGGCGGCCAAGGGCATCTACGAGCAGCTGATGCCGGAGATCGTGGATCACCTGAGGGCGCAGAAGGAGGGCGCTCGCCTGCGGTTCACGGGGCACTCGCTCGGCGGCAGTCTGGCGCTGCTTGTGAGTCTGATGCTGGTGGCGCGCGGGGTGGTCGGCCCGGAGTCGCTGCTCCCCGTGGTCACCTTCGGCGCGCCGTCGGTGTTCTGCGGCGGACAGCGCGTGCTGGAGGCGCTCGGCGTCGGCGAGGGCCATGTCCGCGCCGTGGCGATGCACCGGGACATCGTGCCGAGGGCATTCTCGTGCCGGTACCCCGGCCACGCCGTCGCCGTGCTCAAGCGCCTCAACGGCGCGCTGCGCACGCACCCCTGCCTCAACAGCCAGAAGGTGCTGTACACGCCGATGGGCACGACGTACATCCTGCAGCCGGACGGCAAGGCGTCGCCGCACCACCCGTTCCTGCCGGAGGGCGCGGCGCTGTTCCGGGTGGCCAGCCCGGAGGAGCGCGCGGAGCCGTCGGGGTCGGGGAGGGCCGTGGTGGCCAGCGCCCTGCGCGCGTTCCTCAACTCGCCGCACCCGCTGGAGACGCTGAGCGACCTGTCGGCCTACGGGTCCGAGGGCGCCATCCTCCGGGACCACGAGTCCGGCAACTACTTCCGGGCGCTCTACGCCCTCACCAAGGTGGCGCCGCGCCGCCGGAAGCAGCCGGAGATCGTGTGGAGGCTTCCCGGCGTGGAGCGGCTGCAGCAGTACTGGTGGCCGGGGGTCGCCGGCACCGTGGTCCCGAGGCCGGTGGCCGTCCACAGCaaggagctggtatccgaagcctga
- the LOC119276292 gene encoding ATP-dependent zinc metalloprotease FTSH 9, chloroplastic/mitochondrial, translating into MSALQASLLLRPLPSPLPPRRRPPPAPASVSFPRSCHHRRPPLPLRALASDGPQPPPSPAPEPPAAAAAAVAPEAEVDTGPAAQDGKEELEDLVDKARVWAVAFAAAVVEVAKRFFDWVVSGDWMSWWPFWRPDRRLQRLIDDADAHPKDPAKQSALLHELNKFSPEDVIKRIEQRSHAVDSKGVAEYLRALILTNAIADYLPDERSGRSATLPALLQELKQRVSGEDKPFSNPGISDKQPLHVVMVDPKATGRSTRFAQEIFSTILFTVAVGFMWVMGAAALQKYIGSLGGIGASGVGSSSSYSAKELNKDITPEKNVKTFKDVKGCDDAKKELEEVVEYLRNPMKFTRLGGKLPKGILLTGAPGTGKTLLAKAIAGEAGVPFFYRAGSEFEEMFVGVGARRVRSLFQAAKKKAPCIVFIDEIDAVGSTRKQWEGHTKKTLHQLLVEMDGFEQNEGIIVMAATNLPDILDPALTRPGRFDRHIVVPSPDVRGRQDILELYLQDKPVGSDVNVNAIARSTPGFNGADLANLVNIAAIKAAVEGADKLTASQLEFAKDRIIMGTERKSMFISDESRKLTAYHESGHAIVALNTKGAHPIHKATILPRGSALGMVTQLPSQDETSISKKQLLARLDVCMGGRVAEELIFGEENVTTGARNDLHTATELAQYMVSNCGMSNAIGPVHVKERPSVDMQSRIDAEVGRLLREAYERVTHLLKKHEKQLHALANALLERETLTADEINKVVHPYQEEPQLPFQEEAFALT; encoded by the exons atgagcGCCCTCcaggcctccctcctcctccgc CCTCTCCCCTCGCCCCTGCCCCCTCGTCGGCGTCCGCCACCAGCCCCCGCCTCCGTCTCCTTCCCTCGCTCctgccaccaccgccgcccccCGCTCCCCCTCCGCGCATTGGCCTCCGACGGCCCCCAGCCTCCCCCCTCTCCGGCCCCCGAGCCGcccgcggcggctgcggcggcggtcgcTCCGGAGGCGGAGGTCGACACGGGCCCCGCTGCCCAGGACGGGAAGGAGGAGCTGGAGGACCTGGTGGATAAGGCTAGGGTTTGGGCCGTGGCTTTCGCGGCCGCGGTGGTCGAGGTGGCCAAGAGGTTTTTCGACTGGGTGGTGTCTGGCGATTGGATGAGCTGGTGGCCGTTCTGGCGCCCCGACCGCCGCTTGCAGCGGTTGATCGATGACGCCGACGCTCACCCCAAGGACCCTGCCAAGCAGAGCGCGCTGCTCCACGAGCTCAACAAGTTTAG CCCAGAAGATGTCATCAAAAGAATCGAGCAAAGAAGTCATGCGGTTGATAGCAAGGGGGTTGCAGAGTACCTTCGAGCTCTTATTCTCACAAACGCTATAGCTGATTACCTACCAGATGAGCGGTCTGGGCGTTCAGCAACACTACCAGCTCTG TTGCAAGAATTGAAGCAACGTGTATCTGGGGAGGACAAGCCTTTCTCGAATCCTGGGATATCTGACAAGCAACCATTACATGTAGTAATG GTTGATCCTAAAGCTACTGGTAGATCAACTCGGTTTGCTCAAGAGATTTTCTCGACTATCTTGTTCACAGTTGCTGTTGGATTTATGTG GGTAATGGGTGCTGCTGCGCTTCAAAAGTATATTGGTAGCCTAGGTGGAATAGGCGCATCTGGTGTCGGTTCCAGTTCATCATATTCTGCAAAAGAGTTGAATAAGGATATAACACCCGAGAAG AATGTGAAGACATTTAAAGATGTCAAAGGCTGTGATGatgccaagaaagaacttgaggagGTTGTTGAGTATCTAAGGAATCCTATGAAGTTTACTCGCCTCGGTGGAAAGTTACCAAAG GGAATACTTTTAACTGGAGCTCCAGGAACTGGGAAGACGCTGCTTGCTAAG GCCATTGCTGGGGAAGCTGGTGTGCCTTTCTTTTACCGAGCAGGTTCTGAATTTGAGGAAAT GTTTGTTGGTGTTGGTGCTCGGAGGGTGAGATCCTTGTTTCAAGCTGCAAAGAAAAAG GCACCATGTATTGTTTTCATTGATGAAATAGATGCAGTGGGATCAACTAGAAAACAGTGGGAAGGGCACACAAAGAAAACATTGCATCAACTTCTTGTTGAGATGGATGGTTTTGAACAAAATGAG GGAATAATAGTAATGGCTGCGACAAACTTACCAGACATTCTTGATCCAGCACTTACAAGACCTGGTAGATTTGATAGACAT ATTGTTGTCCCTAGTCCTGATGTGCGAGGCCGCCAAGATATTCTGGAGCTCTATTTGCAAGACAAGCCTGTGGGCAGTGATGTGAATGTCAATGCAATCGCCCGCAGTACCCCTGGCTTTAATGGGGCTG aCCTTGCAAACCTGGTAAACATTGCAGCAATTAAGGCTGCTGTTGAAGGTGCTGACAAGCTGACTGCTTCACAATTGGAGTTTGCCAAAGATCGTATCATCATGGGAACTGAGAGGAAATCAATGTTCATCTCTGATGAATCAAGAAAG CTTACTGCCTACCATGAAAGTGGGCATgctattgttgcactcaataccaaGGGTGCTCATCCCATTCACAAGGCAACTATCCTGCCTCGTGGATCTGCCCTTGGAATGGTTACACAACTTCCCTCACAGGATGAGACTTCTATCAGCAAGAAACAACTCCTGGCACGTCTTGATGTTTGCATGGGCGGAAGGGTTGCTGAAGAGCTTATATTTGGGGAAGAAAATGTTACTACTGGTGCCAGAAATGATCTTCATACTGCAACAGAGCTCGCCCAGTATATG GTATCAAACTGTGGGATGAGTAATGCTATTGGTCCTGTGCATGTAAAAGAACGACCAAGTGTTGACATGCAATCAAGAATAGATGCAGAG GTGGGCAGACTCCTAAGAGAAGCTTATGAACGGGTGACACATTTACTGAAGAAG CATGAGAAGCAATTACATGCTTTAGCGAATGCTCTGCTGGAGCGTGAAACTCTGACGGCAGATGAGATCAACAAAGTAGTTCATCCCTACCAAGAAGAACCACAGCTTCCCTTCCaagaagaagcctttgcgctaacTTAG